The genomic DNA TGGCAAAGTACAAGACTTGCCTAAAGGGTTggaaagagagaacaaaattaTTCAGACTATCATGAGGCAACTCTTGTTTGCATTGGATGGTCTTCACTCAACCGGGATTGTCCATAGGGATGTTAAGCCTCAGAACATTATATTCTCAGAAGGTAAATGATCTTAGTTTCCTGAACCTTTTCAAGCAAGGAACCCAATGAAAGGATGAGGACATGCGTTTTTGTGTCCACTGAAACTTGATCAGGTTCTCGTTCTTTCAAGATCATTGATCTTGGAGCTGCAGCTGATTTGAGAGTGGGAATTAACTACATCCCGAAAGAGTTTCTCCTGGATCCAAGGTCTTTatctttcaaaaatttgtatCTTTCTCTGCCAAGTATCATAAATGTGAACCTCAGATACAGAAATTTTGTTTCACCGTAATATAAGTACCCTTCTTTTCGGCTTGTTGCTTTCAGGTATGCAGCACCTGAGCAATACATCATGAGCACCCAAACTCCATCTGCACCTTCAGCACCTGTTGCAGCTGCACTTTCCCCTGTCCTGTGGCAGGTGTAAACTTAATTGTTGATTAACTGATCTTAATTGACAGAAAGCTATCCTACTACTTAAGTGCTAGATTTTGATGTATATGGTTTTTTTCCAAACAGATGAATTTGCCTGACAGGTTTGATATCTACAGCATTGGTCTCATCTTCCTTCAAATGGTAAGTAGCAAACCATCAATCGCTTGTAGTTTTCTCTAAGTTTTGACTCAGGCATGTTCAATTATCTTTGACAACCACATTTTGCGTAGATAGTCCAGTGTCATCTGGTTGTGGATCAATTCATGTTAAACTTGTGTTCAGCAACTATCGATGCCACATTAGCGATTCATTCAGTGACTAGAATTAGAGTAAATAAGAGATGCTTCAGGTTTTGACTTCTTAGAGTTCTTGAGTATTTTGTTGGTTGGGGCCTTGGGAAAGTAAGGGATGCTCTTGAAATTATATTCTTGGATTACTTTTGATTCTATTGTCTGGTGTGTTCTTGGTTTTATCATCCCTTCCTCGATTACAAGAGCAGAAACCATTTTCGTTCTTATCCGTTTCCTTGTGTGGGGAAATGTATCCATTATATACCATATTAATGTTCTCGCCATGCTTTTATTGTTCCAGGCATTCCCATCCTTACGATCTGACAGCAACCTCATTCAGTTCAACCGCCAGTTGAAAAGATGCGAGTATGACTTAACTGCTTGGAGAAAATTAGTGGAACCTCGTGCAAGCGCTGATCTCCGTAGAGGGTTTCAGCTATTAGACCTAGACAATGGCATCGGATGGGAACTTCTAACATCAATGGTCCGATACAAAGCAAGGCAAAGAATCAGTGCAAAAGCAGCTCTTGCTCACCCATATTTCGATAGACAAGGATTGCTTGCGTTGTCCGTCATGCAAAACCTGAGGATGCAGTACTTCAGGGCTACACAACAGGACTACAGTGAAGCTGCAAACTGGGTGATTCAGTTAATGGCAAGAAATGGGACAGAGAAAGATGGCGGATTCACAGAAACACAACTCCAAGAGCTCAGGGTTTGTTGTCAATCAATCTACACTCTTTCATTTCTTCAAGTACTACCCAAGTTTGATGCCCAAatcattgtttctcttttgtattattgtaGGAGAAAGAGCCTCGAAAGAAGGCGAGTGCGCAGAGAAACGCTCTTGCATCAGCACTTAGGCTTCAGAGGAAGCTTGTAAAAACAGTTACTGAGACTATAGATGAGATTAGCGATGGACGCAAGACTGTGTGGTGGAACCGATGGATCCCCAGGGAAGAGTGAAGACAGAATCAACTTACGATTTCATTTTCCTTCCGATATTGTAAATGTCAATGTATATCTTATTAACCCGTAGTAAAAAGTTTCTACTACTTGTAAAATCAAGTAACCTTAAAGAAAACATTGTACCTAAATCCGCACACTTGGCACTCTCTGACTCTGTTTCTGAAGTTTTCAGAACTCTTCTGAATACTTGTTGATGTCATTGGAATATGTGAAAccgtcaacaaaaaaaaaaaaaaacagaaggcAGGTTTAATTTCTTGAACAGTACGTTACCCCTTCGGGTTTTGGACCCTGAGAAAACCATGAGCTGCGCACGAAGAGTCAGAGAAGTCTCTGGTCAAGCAATTTTAGCTTGCTGGCTCTCGAGGTAAGTGCTTGTCTATTTTTAATGTGTCTACACAAAATCCTTCCGTACGCCATTGAAGCTAGAGTCGTTTCTCTCACTCCAGCTCTTTTTTCTTCACTCACGCACATGCTTTCAGTACTTCTAATACAAGATATTATGgatctcttttaatatatagcaTTTAACATTTATGGGAGTAAGGCTTGTCACTAGAAAATAGTCAAATGATCGAATAGCATAAACATTTTAGCTAAAGCAGGTTATATCTTTTGGCAAACCAACTAGTGGAATCACATTTCAAAAACTCGAAATTATCACAAAAGTTTGATGAATGTTTTAAAGCATCTTTTTCGCGTTGTGAAACAGTAAAAGAATGGTATATGATTCATGAATGTAGTTTGTGTGAGCTTGTTGGATCGAAAAGGTATAATGATCACTCTCACAGCCCCACGTTTATCCATCGCACAAAGCACACGTACGTAACTTTTATATTCATTAAGCATACAGAAACGGTAGtaattaaatgttaaattttgGTTAGAAGTTAGAACCACGAGGGGTGAAGAAAAAGTTGGTTCACAAAAGGACGACAAGatttcaaagaaagaagaagaatgacaGAGACCAACTCACTCACATAATAAAACcatagattaaaaaatagataagtGTAACTTTTATTTACTAGTATTTGCTAAAACCTGTTCTTTTAGACGACCAAAAGCTAAAGGCATTTTGTGAATCACGAGAACCTCACGTGCGGTTCCACTCTCCATGTTCGAGGACTTCACTAAAACCAATGGCAACAACGCGTAAACCACATCAAACCACACCTAGCTCCACTTGGTTAACTGTGTagctaatttatttatttaactcCAATCTAAACTGTGAAGCTGTGATATAGCTGTATGCgatgatatgattttttcaatgttaaatttttaat from Camelina sativa cultivar DH55 chromosome 7, Cs, whole genome shotgun sequence includes the following:
- the LOC104701515 gene encoding serine/threonine-protein kinase STN7, chloroplastic gives rise to the protein MATISPGGAYIGTPSPFLGKKLKPYSLTSPVSSSNSKPTVKLSSDCRAQLIDAVHNLFVGVGVGLPCTVMECGDMIYRSTLPKSNGLTITAPGVALALTALSYLWATPGVAPGFFDMFVLAFVERLFRPTFRKDDFVVGKKLGEGSFGVVYRVSLSKKRSNEEGEYVLKKATEYGAVEIWMNERVRRACGNSCADFVYGFLEKSSKKGPEYWLLWKYEGESTLAGLIQSKEFPYNVETIILGKVQDLPKGLERENKIIQTIMRQLLFALDGLHSTGIVHRDVKPQNIIFSEGSRSFKIIDLGAAADLRVGINYIPKEFLLDPRYAAPEQYIMSTQTPSAPSAPVAAALSPVLWQMNLPDRFDIYSIGLIFLQMAFPSLRSDSNLIQFNRQLKRCEYDLTAWRKLVEPRASADLRRGFQLLDLDNGIGWELLTSMVRYKARQRISAKAALAHPYFDRQGLLALSVMQNLRMQYFRATQQDYSEAANWVIQLMARNGTEKDGGFTETQLQELREKEPRKKASAQRNALASALRLQRKLVKTVTETIDEISDGRKTVWWNRWIPREE